The following coding sequences are from one Bacteroidota bacterium window:
- a CDS encoding class I SAM-dependent methyltransferase, with protein MLDDTTPPPAPIAERSAFWDARFGSEVYTYGTRPNTFIAAETPRFPAGADLLDLGCGEGRNAVWLAGQGFGVTAIDYAEAGLEKTRALAAERGVTVATEHADLGFWMPKRQWDGVVCTFVHLRMSERLRLFTAIQAALKPGALLVAEWFRPEQRTDGYTSGGPPTLDLMVKPRELRQHFIWGDILLCEPTDVTLNEGPFHQGPAATVRFIFRKGEV; from the coding sequence TTGCTAGACGACACCACCCCGCCGCCCGCGCCGATCGCCGAGCGCTCCGCCTTCTGGGACGCCCGCTTCGGCAGCGAAGTCTACACCTACGGCACCCGCCCCAACACGTTCATCGCCGCCGAGACCCCCCGCTTCCCGGCCGGGGCCGACCTCCTGGACCTCGGCTGCGGCGAGGGCCGGAACGCCGTCTGGCTGGCCGGGCAGGGCTTCGGCGTGACCGCCATCGACTACGCCGAGGCCGGCCTCGAGAAGACCCGCGCCCTCGCCGCCGAGCGCGGCGTGACGGTCGCCACCGAGCACGCCGACCTCGGCTTCTGGATGCCGAAGCGGCAGTGGGACGGCGTGGTCTGCACCTTCGTCCACCTCCGGATGAGCGAGCGGCTCCGGCTCTTTACCGCCATCCAGGCCGCGCTCAAGCCCGGCGCGCTCCTCGTCGCCGAGTGGTTCCGCCCCGAGCAGCGCACCGACGGCTACACCTCGGGCGGCCCGCCCACGCTCGACCTGATGGTGAAGCCGCGCGAACTCCGGCAGCACTTCATCTGGGGCGACATCCTCCTGTGCGAGCCGACGGACGTGACGCTCAACGAAGGCCCGTTCCACCAGGGCCCGGCCGCCACCGTCCGCTTCATCTTCCGCAAGGGCGAAGTGTAG
- a CDS encoding M3 family oligoendopeptidase has translation MPDTLAPSAGAEAVRWNLADLYADTDALGADLDRSDAEANAFAERYRGRVADLGAAALAGAMEALEAVHERLGRAYTYAYLNWSTDTEDAERGALLQRVRERYTQAGQRLIFFDVEWAGLDEDRAKRLVENPALARYRHHLDLLHLRRAHVLSEGEERVLSEKSVTGRAAWNRFFDETLGAARFELRGETLTEQVVLSKLHDADRSLRRDAALALTGGLADLSRPLTYVFNTVLADKASTDRLRGYEHWIAARNLDNEIADASVEALVDAVTSRYDLSERFYSLKRRLLGLREMMDYDRYAPIGEADRHVAWDEARDTVLDAYAAFHPEMGTITERFFDGRWIDAPVAEGKRGGAFSHGAVPSVHPYILMNFTGKVRDVQTLAHELGHGVHQYLAREQGVFHADTPLTTAETASVFGEMLVFQRLLGAETDPQARLAMLVQKIDDSMATVFRQVTMNRFEEAVHTHRREQGELTADDFAEHWMTTQRRMYGETVTLGEHYRRWWSYIPHFVHTPGYVYAYAFGELLVLALYARYRDGQDGFADAYLGLLRAGGSDWPHVLVGRLGIDLQDPAFWQQGLGAIETLIDEAEAAASKIADR, from the coding sequence ATGCCCGATACCCTCGCGCCCTCGGCCGGCGCCGAAGCCGTCCGCTGGAACCTCGCCGACCTCTACGCTGACACCGACGCGCTCGGCGCGGACCTCGACCGGTCCGATGCTGAGGCCAACGCCTTCGCCGAGCGCTACCGGGGGCGCGTCGCCGACCTCGGTGCGGCCGCGCTGGCCGGAGCGATGGAGGCGCTCGAAGCGGTCCACGAACGGCTTGGGCGCGCCTACACCTACGCCTACCTGAACTGGTCCACGGACACCGAGGACGCCGAGCGTGGGGCGCTGCTCCAGCGCGTGCGGGAGCGCTACACGCAGGCCGGCCAGCGACTCATCTTCTTCGACGTCGAGTGGGCGGGGCTGGACGAAGACCGGGCGAAGCGCCTCGTCGAAAACCCGGCGCTGGCGCGCTACCGGCACCACCTCGACCTCCTCCACCTGCGCCGCGCGCACGTCCTCTCCGAGGGCGAGGAGCGGGTGCTTTCCGAGAAATCGGTGACGGGCCGGGCCGCGTGGAACCGGTTCTTCGACGAGACGCTCGGCGCGGCGCGCTTCGAGCTCCGCGGCGAGACGCTCACCGAGCAGGTCGTCCTCTCGAAACTCCACGACGCCGACCGCAGCCTCCGCCGCGACGCCGCGCTGGCGCTCACCGGCGGACTGGCCGACCTCAGCCGGCCGCTCACCTACGTCTTCAACACGGTCCTGGCCGACAAGGCCTCGACCGACCGGCTGCGCGGCTACGAGCACTGGATCGCCGCGCGCAACCTCGACAACGAGATCGCCGACGCTTCGGTCGAGGCGCTCGTCGACGCCGTCACGAGCCGGTACGACCTCTCGGAGCGGTTCTACAGCCTCAAGCGGCGGCTCCTCGGGCTCCGCGAGATGATGGACTACGACCGCTACGCGCCCATCGGCGAGGCCGACCGGCACGTTGCCTGGGACGAGGCGCGCGACACCGTCCTCGACGCCTACGCAGCGTTCCACCCGGAGATGGGGACCATCACCGAGCGGTTCTTCGACGGGCGCTGGATCGACGCGCCGGTGGCGGAGGGCAAGCGCGGCGGCGCCTTCAGCCACGGGGCCGTCCCGAGCGTGCACCCATACATCCTGATGAACTTCACCGGCAAGGTCCGCGACGTGCAGACGCTCGCCCACGAACTCGGCCACGGCGTCCACCAGTACCTCGCCCGCGAGCAGGGCGTCTTCCACGCCGACACGCCGCTAACGACCGCCGAGACCGCCTCGGTCTTCGGCGAGATGCTGGTCTTCCAGCGCCTTCTCGGGGCCGAGACGGACCCTCAGGCACGCCTCGCAATGCTCGTCCAGAAGATCGACGACTCGATGGCGACGGTCTTCCGGCAGGTCACGATGAACCGCTTCGAAGAGGCGGTCCACACCCACCGGCGCGAGCAGGGTGAGCTGACGGCGGACGACTTCGCCGAGCACTGGATGACCACGCAGCGGCGGATGTACGGCGAGACCGTGACGCTCGGCGAGCACTACCGGCGCTGGTGGAGCTACATCCCGCACTTCGTCCACACGCCGGGCTACGTCTACGCTTACGCCTTCGGCGAACTCCTCGTGCTCGCGCTCTACGCCCGCTACCGCGACGGTCAAGATGGTTTTGCCGACGCCTACCTCGGCCTGCTCCGGGCCGGCGGCTCGGACTGGCCGCACGTCCTCGTCGGGCGGCTCGGCATCGACCTGCAGGACCCGGCCTTCTGGCAGCAGGGGCTCGGGGCCATCGAGACGCTGATCGACGAGGCGGAGGCCGCAGCGAGCAAAATCGCAGATCGCTAG
- the ytxJ gene encoding bacillithiol system redox-active protein YtxJ, giving the protein MAKVKELHVPADFDALLDASHEQPVALLKHSISCPISAGGQKEFVKLEGDDDPPLYGLVVQYVRELSNEIAERLDVQHETPQALLISGGEVVYHASHYDISADALRDAARQARQTS; this is encoded by the coding sequence ATGGCTAAGGTCAAAGAACTCCACGTCCCCGCTGACTTCGACGCGCTCCTCGACGCCTCGCACGAACAGCCCGTCGCCCTGCTGAAGCACTCCATTTCGTGCCCGATCTCGGCCGGCGGCCAGAAAGAGTTCGTCAAGCTAGAAGGCGACGACGATCCGCCGCTCTACGGCCTCGTCGTCCAGTATGTCCGCGAGCTCTCGAACGAGATCGCCGAGCGGCTAGATGTGCAGCACGAGACCCCTCAGGCACTCCTCATCTCGGGCGGCGAGGTGGTCTACCATGCCAGCCACTACGACATCTCCGCCGACGCGCTCCGGGACGCCGCCCGCCAGGCCAGGCAAACGTCCTGA
- a CDS encoding DUF4864 domain-containing protein, giving the protein MSALALLAVLLFAAAPDPSDEPQPSPDLSPEEVVRLQVEALQHNDEPHPDAGIEAAFRFASPANRRATGPIGRFAAMVKGPAYGAMLGFDRAEYGEMRVEEDQAAQRVTLVQPDGRRVSYVFGLSKQSGGDYDECWMTDSVMRETEMPRTNGLRRI; this is encoded by the coding sequence ATGTCCGCGCTCGCCCTTCTCGCCGTGCTTCTCTTCGCTGCTGCTCCTGACCCGTCCGATGAACCGCAGCCCAGCCCCGACCTCTCGCCCGAAGAGGTCGTCCGCCTGCAGGTCGAGGCGCTGCAGCACAACGACGAGCCGCACCCCGACGCGGGCATCGAGGCGGCGTTCCGCTTCGCGTCGCCCGCCAACCGCCGCGCCACCGGCCCCATCGGGCGGTTCGCCGCGATGGTGAAAGGACCGGCGTACGGCGCCATGCTCGGCTTCGACCGCGCGGAGTACGGCGAGATGCGGGTGGAGGAAGACCAAGCCGCGCAGCGCGTCACGCTCGTGCAGCCCGACGGGCGGCGGGTGAGCTACGTATTCGGCCTCTCGAAGCAGAGCGGCGGTGACTACGATGAGTGCTGGATGACGGACAGCGTGATGCGCGAGACGGAGATGCCGCGCACCAACGGACTGCGACGGATCTGA
- a CDS encoding 4Fe-4S dicluster domain-containing protein, with product MTTQTLDRPRAERTAQAPFPLSADRPSFDQVPTYDPSLSLTGNPAYHPSAGQKVALAAVGLAALACLAGWASGTGFSGLLMAVVVLGFGGGGVAYAWLTYGRGHAGTHNHGIMFSAQQARGHAGWLWGILLTGLYVLVYWFPQYLAGLVAVFDPISNLLGYPEGSRQWVMYGSFYTLAVATMGVRAMLKYRHVRYQRIRTASVMFCQLVFGYSLPYLLVFFGQPELYLHYFWPLDYDGLWPDTFGWMPLAALIFGAAMIFIGTPVLTYFFGKRWYCSWVCGCGGLAETAGDPYRHLSDKSLRAWRIERWMIHGVLAFIVLTTLILWANAQWGVLGPVAEGFKKWYVFFIGLMFAGVIGVGFYPVFGSRVWCRFGCPMAAILGLQQRFFSRFRITTNGSQCISCGNCSTYCEMGIDVRWYAQRGQNIVRASCVGCGVCSAVCPRGVLSLESGPLTARFGTPQNNLIEDLDILDAS from the coding sequence ATGACGACCCAAACCCTAGACCGACCGCGCGCCGAACGGACCGCCCAGGCCCCGTTCCCGCTGAGCGCCGACCGGCCCTCGTTCGACCAGGTGCCGACCTACGACCCGTCGCTGTCGCTAACGGGAAACCCGGCCTACCACCCGTCAGCTGGGCAGAAGGTGGCCCTCGCGGCGGTCGGCCTCGCGGCGCTCGCGTGCCTGGCCGGGTGGGCGAGTGGGACCGGCTTCAGCGGCCTGCTGATGGCGGTCGTCGTGCTCGGGTTCGGCGGCGGTGGGGTGGCCTACGCGTGGCTGACGTATGGCCGTGGGCATGCGGGCACCCACAACCACGGCATCATGTTCAGCGCGCAGCAGGCGCGCGGCCACGCCGGCTGGCTCTGGGGGATTCTCCTGACCGGCCTCTACGTGCTCGTCTACTGGTTCCCGCAGTACCTCGCCGGCCTCGTGGCCGTCTTCGACCCCATCTCGAACCTGCTCGGCTACCCGGAGGGTTCGCGGCAGTGGGTGATGTACGGCTCGTTCTACACCCTCGCCGTGGCGACGATGGGCGTCCGGGCGATGCTGAAGTACCGCCACGTCCGCTACCAGCGGATCCGCACGGCGAGCGTGATGTTCTGCCAGCTCGTCTTCGGGTACTCGCTCCCGTACCTCCTCGTGTTCTTCGGCCAGCCGGAGCTGTACCTGCACTACTTCTGGCCGCTCGACTACGACGGCCTCTGGCCCGACACGTTCGGGTGGATGCCGCTGGCGGCGCTCATCTTCGGCGCAGCCATGATTTTCATCGGCACGCCCGTCCTGACGTACTTCTTCGGCAAGCGGTGGTACTGCTCCTGGGTGTGCGGCTGCGGCGGCCTCGCCGAGACCGCCGGCGACCCCTACCGGCACCTCTCCGACAAGAGCCTCCGCGCCTGGCGCATCGAGCGCTGGATGATCCACGGCGTGCTCGCGTTCATCGTCCTGACGACGCTCATCCTGTGGGCGAATGCGCAGTGGGGCGTGCTCGGGCCCGTCGCCGAGGGCTTCAAGAAGTGGTACGTGTTCTTCATCGGGCTGATGTTCGCCGGCGTGATCGGGGTCGGGTTCTACCCGGTTTTCGGGAGCCGGGTGTGGTGCCGGTTCGGGTGCCCGATGGCGGCGATCTTGGGCTTGCAGCAGCGGTTCTTCTCGCGCTTCCGCATCACCACCAACGGCAGCCAGTGCATCTCGTGCGGCAACTGCTCGACCTACTGCGAGATGGGGATCGACGTGCGGTGGTACGCGCAGCGCGGGCAGAACATCGTCCGGGCGAGCTGTGTCGGGTGCGGCGTCTGCTCGGCGGTGTGCCCGCGCGGCGTACTCAGCCTGGAGAGCGGCCCGCTCACGGCGCGCTTCGGAACGCCGCAGAACAACCTGATCGAAGACCTCGACATCCTCGACGCGTCCTAG